From the Spiroplasma alleghenense genome, one window contains:
- the dnaA gene encoding chromosomal replication initiator protein DnaA has protein sequence MREEELWRKLKEWLISSDLIDHTSYQEYVKTARFYIKEDNDYWIVLTSGMGKIVIENISENLLAKIRELTKEMATLRLLTPDEFNIEEEVRKIQDQSADSENYEYSFDNFVKGDSNIQAFMASKAVASDLGRKWNPLFIYGDSGLGKTHLIKGIEYFVKTEKNSKDYKVKYTTSEEFGKLVVDIISQGHNSIEQFEKNYEEYDVLLIDDIQFLANRGKTNEIFFRIFNSFINNKKQIVFTSDKYPEELNGFDQRMITRFTSGLSVGITTPDFETAIGIINKELDLQHISITDEAKGYIATYFSSDVRKIKGTINKILFWTIQNNSGELITLDHVTNIFKDIPVISIGKMNTRKIKEVVAEKFGVTVKMIDGKSRIANLVNARHLAMYLTKILLNHNLSVIGSEFGGKDHTTVINAVQNVESKIAKDKDYKRMVEQIKKSLTLK, from the coding sequence ATGCGCGAAGAAGAACTATGACGAAAATTAAAGGAATGGTTAATATCAAGCGACTTAATCGATCACACATCTTATCAAGAATATGTAAAAACAGCAAGATTTTATATTAAAGAAGATAATGATTATTGAATAGTATTAACCTCTGGAATGGGTAAAATCGTTATTGAAAACATTAGCGAAAATTTACTAGCTAAAATTAGAGAATTAACTAAAGAAATGGCTACATTGAGATTGCTTACTCCAGACGAATTCAATATTGAAGAAGAGGTTAGAAAAATTCAGGACCAGTCTGCTGATAGTGAAAATTATGAATATTCATTTGATAACTTTGTTAAAGGAGACTCAAACATCCAAGCTTTCATGGCCTCTAAAGCAGTTGCCAGTGATTTAGGAAGAAAATGAAACCCACTTTTCATTTACGGGGATTCTGGTCTTGGTAAAACTCATTTGATTAAAGGGATTGAATACTTTGTAAAAACTGAGAAAAATTCAAAGGATTATAAAGTGAAATATACAACCAGTGAGGAGTTTGGTAAATTAGTCGTTGATATTATTTCTCAAGGACATAATTCAATTGAACAATTTGAAAAAAATTATGAAGAATATGACGTCTTATTAATTGATGACATTCAGTTCTTGGCGAACCGTGGTAAAACTAACGAGATATTTTTCAGGATTTTTAACAGCTTTATTAATAATAAAAAACAAATCGTGTTTACTTCCGATAAGTATCCAGAGGAATTAAATGGGTTTGACCAGAGAATGATTACCAGATTTACTTCAGGATTAAGCGTTGGTATTACTACACCAGACTTTGAAACCGCAATTGGTATTATTAACAAGGAATTGGATTTACAACATATTTCAATTACTGATGAAGCTAAAGGATACATTGCAACTTACTTTAGTTCAGATGTAAGAAAAATTAAAGGAACTATTAATAAGATTTTATTTTGAACAATTCAAAATAATTCTGGAGAATTAATTACTTTAGATCACGTAACCAACATTTTCAAAGATATTCCTGTAATATCAATCGGTAAAATGAATACCAGAAAAATTAAAGAAGTGGTTGCTGAAAAATTCGGGGTTACAGTAAAAATGATTGATGGTAAATCTAGAATAGCTAACTTAGTTAACGCAAGACACTTGGCAATGTATTTGACAAAGATACTTTTAAACCACAACTTAAGCGTTATTGGAAGTGAGTTTGGAGGAAAAGACCACACAACTGTAATAAACGCGGTACAAAATGTAGAATCTAAGATAGCAAAAGATAAAGATTACAAAAGAATGGTTGAGCAAATTAAGAAAAGTTTAACTCTGAAATAG
- the dnaN gene encoding DNA polymerase III subunit beta, giving the protein MNFKIKKNVLLDELVKVAKIIDYKTLNPVLLGTLIEVGVDDVSLITSDGSISIKSVISKKDSGLDITEAGSILIKGRYLIEILRRSDDKFVEIILVENNIIKVSGEKAEFQLNILNRDDYPLLGFREKGNEFEIKGSVLKKAMMQTMISIDEFNKKISLTGLNFNFKKNELFISGTDSYRLSQKKIIFEKEVSNLDINIPIKTVSEFIKIVTDKDIVRFIQSEGYVTFIFGNTIFQSTILEGQFPDINAAFPRDFNSIVTLGNREFSKVISRADIPNEENTSAVVNFKLVGDTIWVKSNIHQIGNFEEKFQEFDLKGLDEQNISFNSKFFMDAVKTFDTKVLELKIIDNKKPIVITSPEEPELVQLVLPMFIN; this is encoded by the coding sequence ATGAATTTTAAAATTAAGAAAAATGTTTTATTGGACGAATTGGTTAAAGTTGCTAAGATAATCGATTATAAAACTTTGAATCCTGTTCTTTTAGGAACTTTAATTGAAGTTGGAGTAGATGATGTTAGTTTGATTACAAGTGATGGTTCTATTTCAATTAAATCGGTTATTAGTAAAAAGGATTCTGGCTTAGATATTACTGAAGCTGGTTCAATCTTAATTAAAGGAAGATACTTAATTGAAATTTTAAGAAGATCTGATGATAAGTTTGTTGAAATTATTTTAGTTGAAAACAATATCATTAAAGTAAGTGGTGAGAAAGCTGAATTTCAACTAAATATTTTAAATCGTGATGATTATCCATTATTAGGATTTAGAGAAAAAGGTAATGAATTCGAAATCAAGGGAAGTGTCTTGAAAAAAGCCATGATGCAAACAATGATTTCAATTGATGAATTCAACAAGAAAATTTCTTTAACAGGACTAAACTTTAATTTTAAAAAGAATGAACTTTTTATATCAGGAACTGATTCCTACAGACTTTCTCAGAAAAAAATAATTTTTGAAAAAGAAGTAAGTAATTTAGATATTAATATTCCAATTAAAACTGTTAGTGAATTTATAAAAATAGTTACTGATAAGGATATAGTTCGATTTATTCAATCTGAGGGTTATGTGACTTTTATTTTTGGAAATACAATTTTTCAGTCAACAATTTTGGAAGGACAATTCCCAGATATTAACGCTGCCTTTCCAAGAGACTTTAATTCAATTGTTACTTTAGGTAATAGAGAATTTAGTAAAGTTATCAGTCGTGCAGATATTCCTAATGAAGAAAATACTTCAGCTGTTGTTAACTTTAAATTAGTGGGAGACACAATTTGAGTTAAATCAAATATTCACCAGATTGGTAATTTTGAAGAAAAATTTCAAGAATTTGATTTAAAAGGACTTGATGAGCAAAACATAAGTTTCAACTCAAAATTTTTCATGGACGCGGTAAAAACTTTTGATACAAAAGTATTAGAATTGAAAATTATTGATAATAAAAAGCCGATCGTAATTACTTCACCAGAGGAACCTGAACTAGTACAATTAGTTTTACCAATGTTCATAAATTAA
- the gyrB gene encoding DNA topoisomerase (ATP-hydrolyzing) subunit B, with protein sequence MEQKYSSSSIQVLKGLEAVRKRPGMYIGTTNEVGLHHLIWEIIDNSIDETLAGFANTITVVITNNNEIIVKDNGRGIPIDIHPETKKSALETVFTVLHAGGKFSSDTYKISGGLHGVGASVVNALSLYVEVMVLRDNKIHRQVFSDGGTKISALEIIGNTDVQGTLVKFKPDPEIFKETINFDFKTIQNKLKQMAFLNRGVTINLYDQRSDKEISYNFENGIEDYVTEINSGKNKINENVFSVNESFNDIAIEFAMQYNDSYTENLFSFCNNIFTSEGGTHEEGLRQALVKVINNYLNESTKNVKKTKFTWDDIKEGIVCVLSIKHMDPQFEGQTKAKLSNLDAKEAVNQVITEKLKDYLLKNPEDSKKIIEKNMLSQKARIAAMRAREDTRRKSALDNFSLPGKLADCESKDADLCELYLVEGDSAGGSAKTGRNRKYQAILPLRGKVLNVEKVKEGRAFENTEIQSIVTAIGTGIKDNLDLEKIRYKKIIIMTDADVDGAHIRTLLLTFFYRYMNKIVKNGNIYVAQPPLYKIEAGKKNAYAYNDQELEVLKAEQFKDLKYTIQRYKGLGEMDPIQLWETTMDPERRTILQIKATDSFLDNEVFSSLMGENIESRRKFITDNAQFVENIDF encoded by the coding sequence GTGGAACAAAAATATAGTTCATCCTCAATTCAAGTTTTAAAAGGACTTGAAGCGGTTCGAAAAAGACCAGGAATGTATATTGGAACAACAAATGAAGTTGGATTACATCACTTAATTTGAGAGATTATTGATAACTCAATCGATGAAACACTCGCAGGATTTGCAAATACAATTACAGTAGTAATTACTAATAATAATGAAATTATTGTTAAAGATAACGGACGTGGAATTCCAATTGATATTCACCCAGAGACAAAAAAAAGTGCTCTTGAAACAGTTTTCACTGTTTTACATGCTGGGGGAAAATTTAGTTCAGATACTTATAAAATTTCAGGAGGACTTCACGGGGTTGGAGCATCTGTTGTTAATGCCTTGAGTTTATATGTTGAGGTTATGGTTCTAAGGGATAATAAAATTCACCGTCAAGTTTTTAGTGACGGGGGAACTAAAATTTCAGCTTTAGAAATTATTGGGAATACTGATGTTCAAGGAACTTTAGTAAAATTTAAACCAGATCCAGAAATTTTTAAAGAAACAATTAATTTTGATTTTAAAACTATTCAAAACAAGTTAAAACAAATGGCTTTCTTGAATCGTGGAGTAACAATTAATTTATATGACCAACGATCAGACAAAGAGATTTCTTATAATTTTGAAAACGGAATTGAAGATTATGTAACAGAAATCAATAGTGGTAAAAACAAAATTAATGAAAACGTTTTTTCAGTTAATGAAAGTTTTAATGATATTGCGATTGAATTTGCAATGCAATATAACGATTCTTATACAGAAAATCTATTTTCATTTTGTAATAATATTTTTACTAGCGAAGGGGGAACTCATGAAGAAGGGTTACGTCAAGCACTAGTTAAAGTTATTAATAACTATTTGAATGAAAGTACTAAAAATGTTAAGAAAACTAAATTTACTTGAGATGACATCAAAGAAGGAATCGTTTGTGTTTTATCAATCAAACATATGGATCCTCAATTTGAAGGTCAAACAAAAGCTAAGCTTTCAAACTTAGATGCTAAAGAAGCTGTTAACCAAGTAATTACTGAAAAACTAAAGGACTACTTATTGAAGAATCCTGAAGATAGTAAAAAAATCATCGAAAAAAATATGCTATCCCAAAAAGCGAGAATTGCTGCGATGCGTGCTCGTGAAGATACAAGAAGAAAATCAGCATTAGATAATTTCTCATTACCAGGTAAATTAGCAGATTGTGAATCTAAGGATGCAGATTTATGTGAACTTTACTTAGTCGAAGGGGATTCTGCGGGTGGTAGTGCCAAAACTGGACGAAACCGTAAATACCAAGCAATTTTACCTTTACGTGGGAAAGTTTTAAACGTTGAAAAAGTAAAAGAAGGAAGAGCTTTTGAAAATACTGAAATTCAATCAATTGTTACTGCAATTGGAACCGGAATTAAAGATAATCTTGATTTAGAAAAAATTAGATATAAAAAAATAATAATAATGACAGATGCCGATGTTGATGGGGCTCACATTAGAACTTTACTTTTAACATTTTTTTATCGTTATATGAATAAAATTGTTAAAAATGGAAATATCTATGTTGCACAGCCACCACTTTACAAAATTGAAGCTGGTAAAAAAAATGCTTATGCATACAACGATCAAGAATTAGAAGTTTTAAAAGCTGAACAATTTAAAGATTTAAAATATACAATTCAACGTTACAAAGGACTTGGAGAAATGGACCCAATCCAACTTTGAGAAACAACAATGGATCCAGAGCGAAGAACTATTTTACAAATTAAAGCAACAGATTCTTTCTTGGATAATGAAGTGTTTTCAAGCCTAATGGGTGAAAATATTGAAAGTCGTCGAAAATTTATTACAGATAATGCACAATTTGTAGAAAATATAGATTTTTAA
- the gyrA gene encoding DNA gyrase subunit A, whose product MSGKNLDGKVIGMDIKTEMQKDFLEYAMSVIVSRALPDLKDGLKPVHRRIIYAMNDLGITHDKPHKKSARIVGEVIGKYHPHGDSSVYEAMVRMAQDFSYRYPLVDGHGNFGSIDGDGAAAMRYTEARLSKVSSLVIKDIDMDTIPFVDNYDASEVEPGYLPGYLPNLLANGATGIAVGMATNIPPHNLRELISAVIAYINNNDITIDGMLEHIKGPDFPTGALMTNGKSMVDGYKTGRGSLTVRSKIEIDEDAKNKRLIITEIPYQTNKARIIERIAELAKNKIIQGISDLRDESNYEGIRVVIELKRDANAEMVINKLYKMTNLQINFSINMVALNNGVPLLMDLKKIISNYVKYQIQIILRRTIFEKNKLQKKLHILTALGIALDNIDKIIEIIRNSKTNEIAKEKMTDAFGFDEEQNKAILEMRLQRLVGLERDKINNEIIEIKNRITVLEKIIASKEEQDLVLINQLTEIAQKYGDDRRTEIIDEISTEIDNEELIIDSQMIITLSQEGYIRRIEPNDFKIQKRGGRGIIVNDRETDPITVATMGKTKDNLMFFTDTGKVYKIKAYNVAQFSRTARGLPIINYINITKDEKVTSILAFRDKKRKHEFLTFVTKNGIVKKTPIDEFDSINQSGKIAIKLKDGDELISVIPSNGKNDLIIGTSRGKVTRISEENVNTLSRNSFGVKGISLDKQDFVIGSCSNFGSDLISTISEKGSAKKTKVEEYKILGRNSKGVKAMNLGEKTGGLRSIISIRESDTIVMISSKGNLIKIPVTELPLLSRNTQGVKGFRLNDDEIITAVTLEWTKNN is encoded by the coding sequence ATGAGTGGAAAAAACCTTGACGGTAAAGTTATAGGGATGGACATAAAAACGGAGATGCAAAAAGACTTTCTTGAGTACGCTATGAGCGTAATCGTAAGTCGAGCACTTCCTGATTTAAAAGATGGTCTAAAACCAGTTCACAGAAGAATTATTTATGCAATGAACGACTTGGGAATTACTCATGATAAACCGCATAAAAAATCAGCTAGAATTGTTGGGGAAGTTATTGGTAAGTATCACCCTCATGGTGATAGTTCGGTTTATGAAGCAATGGTTAGAATGGCCCAAGATTTTTCCTATCGTTATCCCTTAGTGGACGGTCATGGTAACTTTGGTTCAATCGATGGAGATGGAGCCGCAGCGATGCGTTATACTGAAGCTCGTCTGTCAAAAGTTTCAAGTTTAGTAATTAAAGATATTGATATGGATACAATTCCATTTGTTGATAACTATGATGCTAGTGAAGTTGAACCTGGATATTTACCTGGATATTTACCAAACCTATTGGCAAATGGGGCAACTGGGATTGCGGTTGGGATGGCAACAAATATCCCTCCACATAATTTAAGAGAATTAATTTCAGCTGTAATTGCTTATATTAACAACAACGACATCACAATTGATGGAATGTTAGAACATATTAAGGGACCTGATTTTCCAACAGGAGCTTTAATGACGAATGGTAAATCAATGGTTGATGGATACAAAACTGGAAGAGGAAGTTTAACTGTTCGTTCTAAAATTGAGATCGACGAAGATGCTAAAAATAAACGTTTAATAATTACAGAAATTCCATACCAAACCAACAAGGCTAGAATAATCGAAAGAATTGCTGAATTGGCTAAAAATAAAATTATTCAAGGGATATCGGATTTAAGAGACGAATCAAACTACGAAGGAATTCGTGTTGTGATTGAACTAAAACGAGATGCAAATGCCGAAATGGTTATTAATAAACTTTATAAAATGACTAATTTGCAAATTAATTTCTCAATTAACATGGTAGCTTTAAATAACGGAGTTCCATTGTTAATGGACTTGAAAAAAATTATTAGTAATTATGTGAAATACCAAATCCAAATTATTTTAAGAAGAACAATTTTTGAAAAAAATAAGTTGCAAAAAAAATTGCATATTTTAACTGCTTTAGGAATTGCTCTTGATAATATTGATAAAATTATTGAAATTATCAGAAATTCAAAAACAAATGAAATTGCAAAAGAAAAAATGACAGATGCTTTTGGATTTGATGAGGAACAAAATAAAGCGATTTTAGAAATGCGTCTGCAAAGATTAGTTGGTCTAGAACGTGACAAAATTAATAACGAAATAATTGAAATTAAAAATCGTATTACTGTACTTGAAAAAATTATTGCAAGTAAAGAAGAACAAGATTTAGTGTTAATTAATCAACTAACAGAAATCGCTCAAAAATATGGTGATGATAGAAGAACTGAAATCATTGATGAAATTTCAACAGAAATTGATAATGAAGAATTAATTATAGATTCGCAAATGATTATTACCCTTTCTCAAGAAGGCTACATTCGCCGAATTGAACCAAACGATTTCAAAATTCAAAAACGTGGTGGAAGAGGAATTATTGTAAACGATCGTGAAACTGATCCAATTACTGTTGCTACTATGGGTAAAACCAAAGATAATTTGATGTTCTTCACTGACACCGGAAAAGTTTATAAAATTAAAGCTTATAATGTGGCACAATTTTCAAGAACAGCCCGAGGTTTACCAATTATAAATTATATAAATATAACTAAGGATGAAAAAGTTACCTCAATTCTAGCATTCAGAGATAAAAAACGTAAACACGAATTTTTAACCTTTGTAACTAAAAATGGAATTGTCAAGAAAACCCCAATTGATGAATTTGATTCAATTAACCAATCAGGTAAAATTGCGATTAAGTTAAAAGATGGAGATGAGTTAATTTCAGTAATTCCATCAAATGGTAAAAATGATTTAATCATCGGAACTAGCAGAGGTAAGGTAACTAGAATTAGTGAAGAAAATGTTAACACGCTTTCAAGAAATTCATTTGGGGTAAAAGGTATTAGCTTAGACAAACAAGACTTTGTAATTGGATCATGTTCAAACTTTGGAAGTGATTTAATTTCAACAATTTCTGAAAAAGGTAGTGCCAAAAAAACTAAGGTTGAAGAATACAAAATTTTAGGCCGAAATTCAAAAGGTGTTAAAGCTATGAATCTTGGTGAAAAAACCGGAGGATTGCGATCAATAATTTCGATTCGTGAAAGCGATACAATCGTCATGATTTCTTCAAAAGGAAACTTAATTAAAATACCAGTTACTGAATTACCACTGCTATCAAGAAATACTCAAGGAGTAAAGGGTTTCAGATTAAATGATGATGAAATCATAACCGCTGTAACTTTAGAGTGAACTAAAAACAATTAG
- the serS gene encoding serine--tRNA ligase produces MLDINKIETELKYYTTQLNKRSGDFTKVLQEAVKKNSSRKEHLRQVEELKAEKNQISKLIPSLMKDKKTKEVEDCKTKVTKINLDIDKLDKKVQELETELNNAMLQIPNIPHEKIVEGADEDSNLEIKKNNLMPIKKHDMAHWDIATKWNIADFDLGAKISGSRFVVYKSLGAQLIRAIIDVLLKHHSKNGYQEFYLPLIVNEINMVGTGQLPKFAEDAYKVGDQYLIPTAEVPLTNIHRDEILNADQLPLKYTAYTQCFRQEAGSAGRDTKGIIRLHQFNKVELVKIVHPSESMNELEKLLKDAEDILNLFKLPYRVVELCSGDIGFSATKTYDLEVWFPSQNKYREISSCSNCGDFQARRMKTRFKSEKGNEFVHTLNGSGLAIDRLIAAILENYWEDDKLLIPEVLKPYFDNKEYF; encoded by the coding sequence ATGTTAGACATAAATAAAATTGAAACCGAATTAAAATATTACACAACCCAACTTAACAAAAGAAGCGGCGACTTTACCAAAGTTTTACAAGAAGCTGTCAAAAAGAATTCTTCGAGAAAAGAGCACTTAAGACAAGTTGAAGAACTAAAAGCTGAAAAAAACCAAATTTCTAAACTCATCCCATCATTAATGAAGGATAAAAAAACCAAAGAGGTTGAGGACTGTAAAACTAAAGTTACAAAAATTAATCTAGATATTGATAAGCTTGATAAAAAAGTTCAAGAATTAGAAACCGAACTAAATAACGCAATGTTACAAATACCAAATATTCCTCACGAAAAAATTGTTGAGGGAGCAGATGAAGATAGCAACTTAGAAATTAAAAAAAACAATTTGATGCCAATTAAAAAACATGATATGGCGCATTGAGATATTGCAACCAAATGAAATATCGCTGATTTTGACTTAGGTGCTAAAATATCTGGTTCAAGATTTGTTGTTTATAAAAGTCTGGGGGCTCAATTAATTAGAGCTATAATCGATGTTCTTTTAAAACACCATTCAAAAAATGGTTATCAAGAATTCTACCTACCACTAATTGTTAACGAAATAAACATGGTCGGAACAGGTCAATTGCCAAAGTTTGCTGAAGACGCTTACAAAGTTGGGGATCAATATTTAATCCCAACAGCAGAAGTTCCTTTAACAAATATTCACCGCGATGAAATTTTGAATGCAGATCAACTACCTTTAAAATACACTGCTTACACTCAATGTTTCAGACAAGAAGCTGGAAGTGCAGGAAGAGATACAAAGGGTATTATTAGACTACACCAATTTAACAAGGTAGAGTTAGTGAAAATTGTTCATCCAAGTGAATCTATGAACGAGCTAGAAAAGTTGCTCAAAGATGCCGAAGACATTTTAAACTTATTCAAATTACCATACCGAGTTGTGGAATTGTGTAGTGGAGACATTGGATTTAGCGCGACTAAAACATATGATTTAGAAGTATGATTCCCAAGCCAAAACAAATATCGCGAAATATCTTCTTGTTCAAATTGTGGTGACTTCCAAGCCAGAAGAATGAAAACTAGGTTTAAATCTGAAAAAGGAAATGAGTTTGTTCACACCCTAAATGGTTCGGGATTAGCGATTGATAGATTAATTGCTGCTATTCTTGAGAACTACTGAGAAGATGATAAATTATTAATACCCGAAGTTTTAAAACCTTACTTTGATAATAAAGAATATTTTTAA